From Manduca sexta isolate Smith_Timp_Sample1 chromosome 21, JHU_Msex_v1.0, whole genome shotgun sequence, the proteins below share one genomic window:
- the LOC115451865 gene encoding trypsin-1: protein MWKIIFAILISVSATLCMVRGEDTPATVDEGDYGRRCNCRCGERNEASRIIGGVETAVNEFPWVTRLSYFNKFYCGGTLVNDRYVLTAAHCVKSFMWFMIKVTLGEHDRCNKTHRPLTRYVVQLVAHNFTYTNFRDDIAVLRMHDRVTITDTVKPVCLPVNDDNSYEGIKAIAAGWGSTAEQKNHSCVLQDVELPVLSNEQCKKTKYEPSMIGVGMLCAGYPEIGQKDTCQGDSGGALSAERKDKRYELLGVVSWGIGCGRAGYPGVYTRVTKYLPWIRKNAQLGCFCANN, encoded by the exons ATGTGGAAAATCATATTTGCTATTCTAATTAGTGTGTCTGCTACTTTGTGTATG gtaagAGGCGAAGATACACCCGCAACGGTAGACGAAGGTGATTACGGACGTAGATGTAATTGCC GATGTGGAGAACGCAATGAGGCCTCTCGCATAATCGGGGGTGTGGAGACAGCAGTCAACGAGTTCCCCTGGGTCACGCGGCTTTCTTACTTCAATAAGTTCTATTGCGGCGGCACCCTTGTAAACGATAGATATGTGCTTACCGCCGCGCATTGTGTTAAAAG TTTCATGTGGTTCATGATCAAGGTGACCCTTGGCGAGCACGACCGGTGTAACAAGACCCATCGCCCATTAACCCGCTACGTGGTTCAGCTAGTGGCCCACAACTTCACTTACACTAACTTCAGAGATGACATCGCGGTGCTCAGAATGCATGACCGCGTGACCATCACGGATACTGTGAAGCCTGTCTGCTTGCCGGTGAACGATG ATAATAGCTACGAAGGAATAAAGGCCATAGCCGCTGGTTGGGGCTCCACTGCGGAACAAAAAAACCATTCCTGCGTCTTACAAGATGTCGAACTACCAGTACTTAGCAACGAGCAGTGCAAAAAGACGAAATACGAGCCTTCCATGATTGGTGTAGGTATGCTGTGTGCTGGATATCCCGAAATAGGTCAAAAGGATACTTGTCAG GGGGATAGTGGAGGAGCTCTGTCAGCCGAACGGAAGGATAAGCGGTATGAGTTATTAG GAGTGGTGTCATGGGGAATAGGCTGCGGTAGAGCTGGATATCCGGGAGTCTACACTAGAGTTACTAAATATTTGCCTTGGATACGAAAGAATGCTCAACTAGGCTGTTTTTGTGCTAATAATTAA